The following coding sequences are from one Cygnus olor isolate bCygOlo1 chromosome 2, bCygOlo1.pri.v2, whole genome shotgun sequence window:
- the CCNE2 gene encoding G1/S-specific cyclin-E2 isoform X2, with protein sequence MSRRSSRLQAKQQQPLSCQEESSQELQAPEHLQTRKRRTAEEIKKKEDGKIAKKHQYEIKSCWPPTITGGISPCIIIETPHKESVTTDFSRFKKYRFRNLFINPSPLPELNWGNSKDVWLNILKKENRYAHCKHFTSLHSSLQPHMRSILLDWLLEVCEVYALHRETFYLAQDFFDRFMLTQKNINKSMLQLIGITSLFIASKLEEIYAPKIQEFAYVTDGACSEDDIVRMELIMLKALKWELCPVTIVSWLNLYLQVDALKDVPKVLLPQYSQEKFIQIAQLLDLCILDVNSLDFQYRTLAAAALCHYTSIDVVKKASGLDWDSISECAEWMVPFVNVARKVPVKLKNFKKVAAEDRHNIQTHTNYLDMLEEVNSGVVSTAPGQLSPVSTAGIITPPKSTEKK encoded by the exons ATGTCAAGACGCAG TAGCCGATTGcaagccaagcagcagcagccactgtcGTGTCAAGAGGAGTCTTCACAGGAACTGCAGGCACCAGAACATCTCCAGaccagaaaaaggagaacagcaGAG GAGattaagaagaaagaagatgggAAAATTGCTAAAAAACATCAATATGAAATTAAG AGCTGTTGGCCGCCCACGATAACAGGAGGCATCTCACCTTGCATAATTATTGAAACGCCTCACAAAGAATCGGTAACCACTGACTTTTCAAGATTCAAAAAATACAGGTTCAGAAACCTCTTCATAAATCCGTCGCCTTTGCCGGAACTCAA CTGGGGAAATTCCAAAGATGTCTGGCTCAACATCCTGAAGAAGGAGAACAGATACGCTCACTGCAAACACTTCACCTCACTACATTCTAGTTTGCAACCGCACATGCGATCGATACTGTTAGACTGGCTCCTAGAG GTATGTGAGGTGTATGCGCTCCACAGGGAAACCTTCTACCTAGCTCAAGACTTCTTTGACAGATTCATGTTGACACAAAAGAACATTAACAAGAGCATGCTCCAGCTCATAGGAATTACCTCATTGTTCATCGCCTCCAAGCTTGAG gAAATCTATGCTCCAAAAATACAGGAATTTGCTTACGTCACTGATGGTGCTTGCAGTGAAGACGATATTGTAAGAATGGAACTTATTATGTTAAAG GCTTTAAAATGGGAACTCTGTCCTGTGACAATCGTCTCTTGGCTGAACCTCTACCTTCAGGTGGATGCTCTGAAGGATGTTCCGAAAGTGTTGCTACCTCAGTATTCTCAGGAAAAATTCATTCAGATAGCACAG CTCTTAGACCTGTGTATTCTGGATGTGAACTCGTTGGACTTCCAGTACAGAACactagctgctgctgcactctgCCACTATACCTCAATTGATGTAGTTAAGAAAGCTTCAG GCTTAGATTGGGACAGCATTTCAGAATGCGCAGAGTGGATGGTTCCTTTTGTGAACGTGGCAAGAAAAGTCCCTGtgaaactgaagaattttaagAAGGTTGCAGCAGAAGACAGACATAATATCCAGACGCACACAAACTACTTGGACATGCTG GAAGAAGTTAATAGTGGAGTAGTGTCTACTGCCCCAGGTCAGTTATCACCTGTATCAACAGCAGGAATAATAACACCTCccaaaagcacagagaagaaatga
- the CCNE2 gene encoding G1/S-specific cyclin-E2 isoform X1, protein MSRRSSRLQAKQQQPLSCQEESSQELQAPEHLQTRKRRTAEQEIKKKEDGKIAKKHQYEIKSCWPPTITGGISPCIIIETPHKESVTTDFSRFKKYRFRNLFINPSPLPELNWGNSKDVWLNILKKENRYAHCKHFTSLHSSLQPHMRSILLDWLLEVCEVYALHRETFYLAQDFFDRFMLTQKNINKSMLQLIGITSLFIASKLEEIYAPKIQEFAYVTDGACSEDDIVRMELIMLKALKWELCPVTIVSWLNLYLQVDALKDVPKVLLPQYSQEKFIQIAQLLDLCILDVNSLDFQYRTLAAAALCHYTSIDVVKKASGLDWDSISECAEWMVPFVNVARKVPVKLKNFKKVAAEDRHNIQTHTNYLDMLEEVNSGVVSTAPGQLSPVSTAGIITPPKSTEKK, encoded by the exons ATGTCAAGACGCAG TAGCCGATTGcaagccaagcagcagcagccactgtcGTGTCAAGAGGAGTCTTCACAGGAACTGCAGGCACCAGAACATCTCCAGaccagaaaaaggagaacagcaGAG CAGGAGattaagaagaaagaagatgggAAAATTGCTAAAAAACATCAATATGAAATTAAG AGCTGTTGGCCGCCCACGATAACAGGAGGCATCTCACCTTGCATAATTATTGAAACGCCTCACAAAGAATCGGTAACCACTGACTTTTCAAGATTCAAAAAATACAGGTTCAGAAACCTCTTCATAAATCCGTCGCCTTTGCCGGAACTCAA CTGGGGAAATTCCAAAGATGTCTGGCTCAACATCCTGAAGAAGGAGAACAGATACGCTCACTGCAAACACTTCACCTCACTACATTCTAGTTTGCAACCGCACATGCGATCGATACTGTTAGACTGGCTCCTAGAG GTATGTGAGGTGTATGCGCTCCACAGGGAAACCTTCTACCTAGCTCAAGACTTCTTTGACAGATTCATGTTGACACAAAAGAACATTAACAAGAGCATGCTCCAGCTCATAGGAATTACCTCATTGTTCATCGCCTCCAAGCTTGAG gAAATCTATGCTCCAAAAATACAGGAATTTGCTTACGTCACTGATGGTGCTTGCAGTGAAGACGATATTGTAAGAATGGAACTTATTATGTTAAAG GCTTTAAAATGGGAACTCTGTCCTGTGACAATCGTCTCTTGGCTGAACCTCTACCTTCAGGTGGATGCTCTGAAGGATGTTCCGAAAGTGTTGCTACCTCAGTATTCTCAGGAAAAATTCATTCAGATAGCACAG CTCTTAGACCTGTGTATTCTGGATGTGAACTCGTTGGACTTCCAGTACAGAACactagctgctgctgcactctgCCACTATACCTCAATTGATGTAGTTAAGAAAGCTTCAG GCTTAGATTGGGACAGCATTTCAGAATGCGCAGAGTGGATGGTTCCTTTTGTGAACGTGGCAAGAAAAGTCCCTGtgaaactgaagaattttaagAAGGTTGCAGCAGAAGACAGACATAATATCCAGACGCACACAAACTACTTGGACATGCTG GAAGAAGTTAATAGTGGAGTAGTGTCTACTGCCCCAGGTCAGTTATCACCTGTATCAACAGCAGGAATAATAACACCTCccaaaagcacagagaagaaatga
- the CCNE2 gene encoding G1/S-specific cyclin-E2 isoform X3: protein MSRRSSRLQAKQQQPLSCQEESSQELQAPEHLQTRKRRTAEQEIKKKEDGKIAKKHQYEIKSCWPPTITGGISPCIIIETPHKESVTTDFSRFKKYRFRNLFINPSPLPELNWGNSKDVWLNILKKENRYAHCKHFTSLHSSLQPHMRSILLDWLLEVCEVYALHRETFYLAQDFFDRFMLTQKNINKSMLQLIGITSLFIASKLEEIYAPKIQEFAYVTDGACSEDDIVRMELIMLKALKWELCPVTIVSWLNLYLQVDALKDVPKVLLPQYSQEKFIQIAQLLDLCILDVNSLDFQYRTLAAAALCHYTSIDVVKKASDVAKT from the exons ATGTCAAGACGCAG TAGCCGATTGcaagccaagcagcagcagccactgtcGTGTCAAGAGGAGTCTTCACAGGAACTGCAGGCACCAGAACATCTCCAGaccagaaaaaggagaacagcaGAG CAGGAGattaagaagaaagaagatgggAAAATTGCTAAAAAACATCAATATGAAATTAAG AGCTGTTGGCCGCCCACGATAACAGGAGGCATCTCACCTTGCATAATTATTGAAACGCCTCACAAAGAATCGGTAACCACTGACTTTTCAAGATTCAAAAAATACAGGTTCAGAAACCTCTTCATAAATCCGTCGCCTTTGCCGGAACTCAA CTGGGGAAATTCCAAAGATGTCTGGCTCAACATCCTGAAGAAGGAGAACAGATACGCTCACTGCAAACACTTCACCTCACTACATTCTAGTTTGCAACCGCACATGCGATCGATACTGTTAGACTGGCTCCTAGAG GTATGTGAGGTGTATGCGCTCCACAGGGAAACCTTCTACCTAGCTCAAGACTTCTTTGACAGATTCATGTTGACACAAAAGAACATTAACAAGAGCATGCTCCAGCTCATAGGAATTACCTCATTGTTCATCGCCTCCAAGCTTGAG gAAATCTATGCTCCAAAAATACAGGAATTTGCTTACGTCACTGATGGTGCTTGCAGTGAAGACGATATTGTAAGAATGGAACTTATTATGTTAAAG GCTTTAAAATGGGAACTCTGTCCTGTGACAATCGTCTCTTGGCTGAACCTCTACCTTCAGGTGGATGCTCTGAAGGATGTTCCGAAAGTGTTGCTACCTCAGTATTCTCAGGAAAAATTCATTCAGATAGCACAG CTCTTAGACCTGTGTATTCTGGATGTGAACTCGTTGGACTTCCAGTACAGAACactagctgctgctgcactctgCCACTATACCTCAATTGATGTAGTTAAGAAAGCTTCAG atgTTGCCAAGACttga